CGGTTGGCCCCACAAGCAGCAGGGCCGGCATGTTCCCGGCGATGCTCATGGCCCCTAGATAACCCATATTCGCATAAATACAAGAGAATAAGGGCTTGCCTCACCAGGGTGAATTTGCTAGTGCCTGCGGCTCAATTAAGGGGTTTTGCGCTCCCATCGTCTAGCGGTTTAGGACATAGCCCTCTCAAGGCTAAGACACGGGTTCGAGTCCCGTTGGGAGCGCAAAACCCCTGTTTTTTTTTAAGAGATGGCCATTTATTTATTCAGCGCATCCAGGAGTTTTGCCGCGCTCGCGGGGTCCAGGGCCGTGAGGATGTTGTACTGCGCGACCGCGGCGGGCCGGTCGCCGGCGCCGAGGTGGGCGAGCCCCAGCCCCAGGTGGGCCGCCGCGTTTGCGGGCTCTAGCTCGACCGCCTTTGCGAACGACTGTATGGCCATCGGGTATTGTCCCAGGGAGTTGAACAGGGTGCCGAGCCCGATGTTCACCGCCGCTGAATCGGAGCTGTAGAGGATCGACTCTCCGAACTGGTCCATCACATCTTTCGGCATCGCGAACTCGTCCTCAAGCCTGCCCGTGACGGGGGGTGCTGTCTCCTCCTCCCCTTCGGTCTCCGCTTCAGGCGGCGGGGCCTCGGGGCCCGCCTCCGGGGCTGCCGCTTCGCCGGTATCCCCGGGCCTCGATTCCGGCGTGCCCCTCGCCGCTGTCTCCGGGGCGCTGGGTCTGCCAGCGTAGGTGGGGTCCATGGTTATGGCCCGGGCGAAGTAGGAGATCGCCTCCTTGTCCCGGCCGAGGTTGGCCAGCGAGACACCCATGCGATATTGCGCCTCGGCGTTGCCGGAATTCGTCCGCAGCGCCTCACGGTACGCCTTGATCGCGTCGTCGAACAGGCCGAGCTCCTCGTAGGAGAGGCCCATGCCCATGTGTGCCCTCTCAAACTTGCGGTCGAGGTTGAGCGCCTTCTTGTACTCCTCTATCGCCTCCTCGTGCCTTCCGGCATCGGCAAGGGCCTTCGCAAGGTCGTAGCGCGCTCCGGCCGAGTTCGGGTTCTGCATCGCCGCTTCGATGAGCGCGGAGATGTCCCTCCGGCGCACCTTGTCCCTGGCCTGAGAGGCCGCTTCCTCGCGGGTGTCCCCCATGAAGCTCTGCCTTATGAAGACGATGGCGGCGATGAGGGCCAGGCCGGCCGCAATGGCGATGAATGCGCCCCTGCGCATGCCCAGTATCCTGCGGCCAGGGCCTTTGTCCGGGTCGATTTTGTAGATCTCGGTCGGCCTGTCGTACTCCATGATCTGTGCAGAATAGCAGAAGACAACGTTCTTTAACAAGGCCGGTCTGGCGATGGAATCCCTTGACTTAGTGGGCACTTGAGTGGCCTATAGGATTTCATGCACATCTCGTTCGACGCGATATTCGTTGGCGCAGGCCCCGCCTCGCTCGCCGGGGCGCTCATGCTCAAGAGGCTGGCGAAATCCAATCCGGCGCTCTCCGGCATATCGGTGGCCGTGATCGAGAAGGCGCCGAACCTCGGCGACCAGAGCCTCTCCGGCGCCACATTCGACGCGCGCGCCCTCGATGAGCTCCTGCCTGACTTTCGCGACCTCGATCCCCCGCTCGGCCCCAGGGTCAGGCACGAGTCTCTCTCGTTTCTCACCGAGCGCCGCCGGATCCCGGTGCCCATCGTCCCCCCTCCCATGTCCAACCGCGGCAAGTACCTGATGTCGCTCGCGGAGTTCGTGAAGTGGCTTGGAAGGCAGGCGGAGCGCGAGGGGGTGGAGATCTTCACGGGGGAGGCGGCCGACGAGCTGATCTTCGACTCGCGCGGCGCGGTCATAGGCGTGAGGCTCAAGGGCAAGGGGTTCGACAAGGAGGGCCGCCCGAAGCAAAACGCCCTGCCGCCGACCGACGTGGGGGCCAGGGTCGTGGTGCTTGGAGAGGGGGCGCGCGGGCATCTCACCAAGCGGCTCGTCGCCGCAAAGGGGCTCGACGCAGGCTGCACCCCGCAGGGTTACGCGGTGGGGCTCAAGGAGCTCTGGGAGGTCCGAGAGGATCGTTTCCACAAGGGCACGGTCATAAACACCATGGGCTGGCCGCTCGCACTCGACACCTTCGGCGGCAGCTTCATCTACCACGTTCGCGACAGGCTCGTCGCGGTGGGGCTGGTGGTCGGGCTCGACTACAGGAGGGGCTCCATCCACCCGTTCGAGCTCCTGCAGCGCCTCAAGGAGCATCCGTACGTCTCGCGCACGCTCGAGGGGGGGAGGCTCGTCTCGTACGGCGCGAAGACGATCGCGGAGGGCGGGTGGTTCGCCATGCCGCGCCCGTACGGCGACGGTTTCATAATCGCGGGCGAGGCGGCGGGGATACTCGACGCCATGAAGCTCAAGGGGATCGACCTCGCGATGAAGTCGGGGATGTGCGCCGCGGAGACGATCTGCGAGGCGCTGGCCGCCGACGACCCCTCGGAGTCGATGCTCTCCTCGTACGAGGCCAGGCTCAAGAAGAGCTGGGTGGGAAAGGCGATGTGGCGCGCCCGCAACTTCCACCAGGGCTTTCACCGCGGGCTGATACCGGGCATGATCCACGCCGCGCTCCAGTTCGTCACCTGCGGGAGGGGGATCGTCCGCCGCTTCAGGGTGGCGGAGGACGCGCTCTGCATGCGCAAGATGTCGGGCAGAGGGGGCGATTCGCCCGCTGAGTTCAAGCCGGACAACAGGATCACCTTCGACAAGCTGACCTGCGTCTTCGCCTCCGGCACCAAGCACGAGGAGGACCAGCCCTGCCACCTGAAGATAGAGGACATCTCCATCTGCAACGGGATATGCAGGACCGAGTACGGAAACCCCTGCCAGCGGTTCTGCCCCGCCAACGTCTTCGAGATGGTGGAGGAGGCGGACGGCGTAAAGAGGCTGCACCTCAATCCGGCCAACTGCCTGCACTGCAAGACCTGCGACGTGAAGGACCCCTACAGGATAGTCACCTGGACCCCGCCCGAGGGCGGCGGCGGGCCCAACTACAAGGGGATGTGATGGAGATCGTGGTCTGCGTGAAACAGGTGCCCGACACCACCGACGTGAAGGTCGATCCGCAGACCAAGACGCTGGTGCGCGACGGCGTCCGCGCCGTGCTCAACCCCTTCGACGCCTTCGCGATAGAGGAGGGGCTGCGCATCAAGGAGAGGTTCGGCAGCGGCAGGGTGACCGTCATCACGATGGGACCGCCGCAGGCGCGGGCCGCGCTGGAGGAGGCGCTGGCCATGGGCGCCGACGACGCGGCGCTGATCTCGCACCGCGCCTTCGCGGGCAGCGACACGTTGGCGACGAGCTACGCGCTCTCCCAGGCGATCAAGAGGATCGGCAAGTTCGACATCGTGGTCTGCGGCAAGCAGGCGGCGGACGGCGACACCGCGCAGGTGGGGCCGGGCATAGCGGTGAGGCTCGGAATCCCGCAGATAATCTTCGTGAACAGGATAGCCGAGATATCGAAGGAGCGGATCGTTGCCTGGCGCATCACCGAGGAGGGCCACGAGGTGGTGGAGACGCGGCTGCCCTGCCTCATATCGGTCGTGAAGGAGGCGAACGTCCCGCGCTACGCCTCCTTCTCCGGGAAGGTGAGGGCGCGCCGCGCGCAGATACCGGTCTGGGGGCCGGAGGACATCGGCTGCGACGAGGCGGCGATAGGCCTCGACGGCTCGCCCACCTGGGTGGACCGCATATTCGCGCCGGCCCACAGGGAAGGGGCGCGTCCTGTGCCGGCGACGGACGAGAACATAGGAAAGGCGGTCAGGGCCCTTGCGCCCGACCTCTCGGAGATATGGGCATCGAGGTCATAAAGGCGAAGTGCACCGGCTGCGGCATCTGCGTGCACGAGTGCCCGGTCGAGGCCATTGAGATGCACGCCGGCAAGGCGGTCATCGACTACGAGACCTGCATCCTCTGCGGGGCCTGCGCGAAGGTCTGCCCGGTCGACGCGATCGTCTTCGACAAGCCGAAGGTCTGCGACCGCGCCAGCCTCTCGGGCCACAGCGGGGTGTGGGTCTACTGCGAGCGCAGGGCCGGCAGCCTGCACCGCGTCTCGTTCGAGCTGCTCGGCTGCGGCCGGGGGCTCGCCGACGCGTGCGGGTGCGGCCTTTCCGCCGTCGTGATGGGGGGAGGCGCCGCCTCGTGTGCCGGCCTGCTGTTCGCTCACGGCGCGGACAGGGTCTACGCGATCGATTCGCCCAGGCTCTCGGCATTCCGCGACGACGCATACGCGTCTGCGCTGGTCTGGCTGGTGGCGCGCCACAGGCCGGAGGTCGTGCTGGCGGGGGCCACGGCTCAGGGTCGCTCGTTCATACCCAGGGTGGCGGCGATGCTCGGCACAGGGTTGACCGCCGACTGCACGAAGCTCTCGATAGACGACGACGGCAACCTCGTCCAGGTCCGCCCGGCGTTCGGCGGCAACATCATGGCGCAGATCATGTGCACGTGCTCACGTCCGCAGATGGCTACGGTGAGGCCCCACGTGATGAAGATCCTGCCCTCCGATCCTGCGAGAAAAGGCGAGCTCGTCGAGGAGCATCCCCCTGAGAAGGTCCTCTCATCCGACATCGAAATCGTCAGGACCGTGATGGAGCTCAAGGGTGCCGGGAACATAGCTGATGCGGAGATCGTCGTGGCCGGCGGCAGGGGGCTCGGAAAGCGTGAGGACTTCAGGCTCGTCCGCGACCTGGCGGAGGTCCTGGGGGCCGCTGTCGGAGCCTCGCGCACCGTGGTCGACGAGGGCTGGGTTCCATACGCGCACCAGGTGGGCCAGACCGGCCGCACGGTCTGCCCGAAGCTCTACATCGCGATCGGCATCTCCGGCGCGATCCAGCATCTGGTGGGCATGCAGACCTCGGAAAAGATTCTCGCGATCAACTCCGATCCCAACGCCCCGATCTTCCGCATCGCGGACTACGGATTGGTGGGGGATCTGTTTGAGGTAGTGCCTAAACTAACTGCGGAATTTAGCAGGCTCAGAGGAAAATAATCGCAGTACCATCGCAGCATCATCGTCTTTCCATCGCTTTACCATCGCCTCACCATCGCAGTTCAACTGCGAGCTCAGATCACAGATCCAGATTGAGAGAACAGATTGAGAGCTCAGAGCTCTGAGCTGAGAGAAAAAATCGGGGCTCATGGAAGAGCCTCGATCTTGACGTAGGCGAGCTTGAGGCGCGATTTGAGGGCTTCCTGTTGGACTGCGGGCATGAGCCCGAAGGCGCGCGCCAGATCGAGCGCTGCGCTGGTTTCGGCGAGCGACCCGAGCGCGATTTGAAAGAAGCGGCGGCGCTCCCGGCCGTACGCACGTTTGCCGTTGCCCTCGGCGAGGTTTAGGACAGCCGATGAC
Above is a genomic segment from Pseudomonadota bacterium containing:
- a CDS encoding tetratricopeptide repeat protein; its protein translation is MLKNVVFCYSAQIMEYDRPTEIYKIDPDKGPGRRILGMRRGAFIAIAAGLALIAAIVFIRQSFMGDTREEAASQARDKVRRRDISALIEAAMQNPNSAGARYDLAKALADAGRHEEAIEEYKKALNLDRKFERAHMGMGLSYEELGLFDDAIKAYREALRTNSGNAEAQYRMGVSLANLGRDKEAISYFARAITMDPTYAGRPSAPETAARGTPESRPGDTGEAAAPEAGPEAPPPEAETEGEEETAPPVTGRLEDEFAMPKDVMDQFGESILYSSDSAAVNIGLGTLFNSLGQYPMAIQSFAKAVELEPANAAAHLGLGLAHLGAGDRPAAVAQYNILTALDPASAAKLLDALNK
- a CDS encoding electron transfer flavoprotein-ubiquinone oxidoreductase; translated protein: MHISFDAIFVGAGPASLAGALMLKRLAKSNPALSGISVAVIEKAPNLGDQSLSGATFDARALDELLPDFRDLDPPLGPRVRHESLSFLTERRRIPVPIVPPPMSNRGKYLMSLAEFVKWLGRQAEREGVEIFTGEAADELIFDSRGAVIGVRLKGKGFDKEGRPKQNALPPTDVGARVVVLGEGARGHLTKRLVAAKGLDAGCTPQGYAVGLKELWEVREDRFHKGTVINTMGWPLALDTFGGSFIYHVRDRLVAVGLVVGLDYRRGSIHPFELLQRLKEHPYVSRTLEGGRLVSYGAKTIAEGGWFAMPRPYGDGFIIAGEAAGILDAMKLKGIDLAMKSGMCAAETICEALAADDPSESMLSSYEARLKKSWVGKAMWRARNFHQGFHRGLIPGMIHAALQFVTCGRGIVRRFRVAEDALCMRKMSGRGGDSPAEFKPDNRITFDKLTCVFASGTKHEEDQPCHLKIEDISICNGICRTEYGNPCQRFCPANVFEMVEEADGVKRLHLNPANCLHCKTCDVKDPYRIVTWTPPEGGGGPNYKGM
- a CDS encoding electron transfer flavoprotein subunit beta/FixA family protein: MEIVVCVKQVPDTTDVKVDPQTKTLVRDGVRAVLNPFDAFAIEEGLRIKERFGSGRVTVITMGPPQARAALEEALAMGADDAALISHRAFAGSDTLATSYALSQAIKRIGKFDIVVCGKQAADGDTAQVGPGIAVRLGIPQIIFVNRIAEISKERIVAWRITEEGHEVVETRLPCLISVVKEANVPRYASFSGKVRARRAQIPVWGPEDIGCDEAAIGLDGSPTWVDRIFAPAHREGARPVPATDENIGKAVRALAPDLSEIWASRS
- a CDS encoding electron transfer flavoprotein subunit alpha: MGIEVIKAKCTGCGICVHECPVEAIEMHAGKAVIDYETCILCGACAKVCPVDAIVFDKPKVCDRASLSGHSGVWVYCERRAGSLHRVSFELLGCGRGLADACGCGLSAVVMGGGAASCAGLLFAHGADRVYAIDSPRLSAFRDDAYASALVWLVARHRPEVVLAGATAQGRSFIPRVAAMLGTGLTADCTKLSIDDDGNLVQVRPAFGGNIMAQIMCTCSRPQMATVRPHVMKILPSDPARKGELVEEHPPEKVLSSDIEIVRTVMELKGAGNIADAEIVVAGGRGLGKREDFRLVRDLAEVLGAAVGASRTVVDEGWVPYAHQVGQTGRTVCPKLYIAIGISGAIQHLVGMQTSEKILAINSDPNAPIFRIADYGLVGDLFEVVPKLTAEFSRLRGK
- a CDS encoding four helix bundle protein, producing the protein MNHEKLDCFRQLMALAEDLAKRVAKWPRGNGFLADQLNRAMSSAVLNLAEGNGKRAYGRERRRFFQIALGSLAETSAALDLARAFGLMPAVQQEALKSRLKLAYVKIEALP